TGTAACTTTGGTGTCTTTCCAGAAAACCCCTCTAAGAATTGGAGAATTTAGTTAGCAGATATGTAAAATTCTTAATTAAATTTTTCTATTTGTAATAAATTTCAGCATAAAACTAACAATAATAACAAAGGAGTGACTCGCTGAATGAGTGGAACAAACGTACAGCTCACCTCAACGGAAATTTCGAATATATGGTCTTCCTACTTGAAAAGCAGTATGGAGTTGCGATTCTTTCAATATTTCCAGGCAACTGCTGAGGATCCAGGGGTTAAAAATATAGTAGAAAAGTTGGTGGATTTTTCTCAAAAAAGCCTTGAAGATCTAAAGGCTATTTTCATAAAAGAGAACCTGACAATTCCATTGGGCTTTACCGAAAAGGATGTCAGACTGGATGCAGATAGGGTATTTTCGGACACCTTCATCCTATATATTTGCCATGACATAACGATGCTGTCCTTGAGTACATACCCATCTGCGTTTCCCGATTGCACCAGGAAGGACATCAGGAATCTTTTTCAGAATGCTATAGAATTTACGATAAAAATACAAAACGAACTCACCGAACTAATGCTATCCCAAGGAATCTACCTTAAATCTCCCCAGGTAGCGTTGGACCATACAGTTGATTTGGTTGATGAGATGAAATACCTCAATGGGCTTTTCGGCGGTTCACGGCCGGTCAATGCAGCTGAAATCGCAAACCTTTCTAGAGTCATCCACCGGGCCCGTTTCTCAAAAATGATCCTTGTGACATTCAGCAAACTGGCTTCCCACAAAGATGTTAAGCAGCATTTCAGCAAAGGCAGAGATGCTCTGGAAAAAGTCCTGGAAACGCTCGGTGATGTTTTTGAAAAAGAAAACATCCCCTATTCTGCCTCAGGGGATTATAATTTTTTTGAAGTCAGAAGTTCACCATTTTCTGATAAACTAATGCTATTTTTCGTGAACACATGCCTCGGAATGTTCTGCTTCATCATGATCAACCAGGCACTGACATCCAGCTTGAGGACTGATATCGTCACAAAGTTCACGATGATTTCAAATCAGATGAAGAAGTTTTACGGAAAAGGCCTGCTCCTGACCATCACCGAAAAATGGCTAGAACAGCCGCCGCAGGCTTTGGATCGGAAGGTATGAAAAAAGGATTCCAGCTGGCGTAAGCCAGGAGGAATCCTTTTTTAGTTTATTCTTTTGTTACCAGGTAGGCTTTGTATTCTGTGACTCCTGCATATTCTACATAAACGCCTAGTACCCAGTCACCGTTTGGAAGATTAATTCCATTTTGAACTGTGCCATCCCAGAGGAATTCATGATACGGAACTGGAGCGTTTGTGAATGAGCCGATTGTATCAACAAAACCTCCAATTGTTCCATTAGGGTTGAAGACATAAACATCATATTCAAGTACTTCCGCACCTCCCGGCAGATACGCACCAACATAGTATCCATCCTCAACCTTATCCATGAAAGCACCCGTTACACGAGGGTAGTCCGGCTCGCCAACAAACAGGATCGTCGGTACGTCAATCGTCTGTGATCCTTCGCTAATTACGATCGTTCCTTCGTAATAGCCTGGCTCCAGCTTAGAAGTATCTACCTGAACATTGAAGTTCACCTGCTGGGACTTGCCTGCGTTAACTTTTAGGTTCTTGCTTGTCGAAACCTTGATACCTTCTGGGTTTCCAGCAAACTCAACATCAAAGCTATAAGTCTTTCTTTCATTGGAAAGGTTCTTGATTTCAAAGCTGTTCTTTTCGACCTGCTTGCCACTATCTTTAACAAATTTGCCAAATGAGTGGCTGCCTGGAGCGACAAGAGTTTTTGTATTAAAAGCGTCAACAATACGGATGCTTCCTGCACCCTGAGAGTTATGTGCGTAGGCTTCGCCCGTAGCCGGGTCAATCACATCTTCAGCAGTGTTCATCAGTGCAGCCTTTACATCTTCAGTACCCCATTTAGGATGCTTTTGTAAAAGCAATGCTGCTGCTCCAGCAACGTGTGGAGATGACATACTAGTACCTTGTAACGCAGCATAACCGTTGCCAGGGAAGGTACTTACAATGTTCACGCCAGGAGCTGATACATCCGGCTTGATCATCCATGTGAGGGCTACTGGACCCCGGGAAGAGAAATCAGCCATTGTTTCGTCTACCCACTTAGAGAATCCAATATTGAAAGAAATTTCGTTATTACCCTTTTCTAACTCAGCAAGCAATTTTTGACCATCTGCTAATGTAGTCTTAATTGTTGGGACAGCTAATCCAGGAACATCTGCATGTTCACCTTCAACATTGTTGAAGATGATTGCTCCGACCGCACCAGCATTCTTTGCATTTTCAGCTTTGTCAACAAATGGATAATCTCCACGAATGATTAAAGCAATTTTCCCATCAAGATCTTTTCCTTCAAAATCACTTGCTCCACCTTTTCCAACGTAAACAAACTCAAATTCTTTACCATTTAGTGCAAGTAACTCTTCATCACTTGGAAAACCTTGAACTTTCGCTGAAGGATAATCTACGCCTTCTGAAGTAGAAATCGCAGAATTATACACATTATACGGCAGCTGTGTTGCCCCAACAGAAATCGCCTCACGGGAAGTACCAGGAGATCCAACTGTCCAGTTGTCCGGACCAGCATTTCCGTTTGAAGTAACTGCTACTACACCCTCAGCCATTGCCCAATCAAGCGCAATGGAAGTTGCCCAGTCTGGATTGTTCAATGAGTTACCAAGAGACAGGTTCATGACGTCAGCACCGTCTTGAACTGCCATTTCAATTCCAGCAACTACATCTTCCGTCGTACCGCCCTCAGCGCCTAGTACTCGGTATCCTAGCAATGTAGCATCAGGAGCGACCCCTTTGATTCCTCCATTGGCAGCAACTGTACCAGATACGTGCGTACCGTGGTATTGTCCAGCACCTTCCATTGGGTCATTGTCATCATCGACAAAGTCATACCCTTTGTAATCGCCAAATGCATGTGCAAGATCAGGGTGAGTGTAATCAACACCAGTATCGATTACCGCTACTGTAACTCCCTCACCAGTATAGCCTGCATCCCACGCTTCATTAGAACCGATGAATGGAGCACTGTTCATCATATTCGGGCTGAATTCCTCCGCCGAAATTTCTTCTGCAGAAATGACATCTGCTGTGTAATGAACATTCGGGTATACTGCCTTTACGCCAGGCAGCGCCATTAGTTTAATAATTTCATTTGCTGGTAGTTTCGCAGAGAATCCAGAGAATACATAATCATATTCCCTTTTCACCTCTGCACCTTTAACAGAATTCTTTAATGCACCAATTACTTTCCCTCGTTCAGATTTAAGGCTGGCCTTTGTCTGCTTCTTTCCTTTATGCTTCGCTTCAATGATTGATTCTGCTTTTAACTCGACAATGACCGAAGTCGGCCTGCTGGACGAAAGTTCAATATCCCCAAAAATTTCTGCCAAAGGCAACTCAGTCAATTTGGTTTGTGAGGTTGTCCCTCCATTTGCTGCTGCTCCAAAGCCGAATGTGGAAAAAATCATTACGAATGCTACTAATGTAAGTAATACTCTTGGAAAATACCTCTTCATTCCTTCGCCTCATCCTCTCTCGTAATATAATCAAAACCTCACTCTTCTGGACTGAATTACACCTCCTTAGGAAAAAAGAGCGAGTATGTATCTAAAAAATCCCTTACCTATTACTAATTAACTAATCTCTCAAGTTTCCCTCTAATAAATTATCCAAAAATTCTGATATACTTCACCAAAAAAATTAACATGAAAACCGACCAAAAATGATCTAATAACAAACTTTGCTATAAACAACGAATATTCGTCGATATGTGACGGACCGCTTTTACAAAATTTTGTATCATATAGAACTTAAACGTGGTCACCTTTTACCAATTTCGCTATTGTCTGTTTCAGTTAACAAGTGTAATTTAATAGTTAGTACTATTTATCCAGTGCATAACAATTTATAAAAAAGAGGCGATTCAAGAACGTGAACATTTGGCATTCATACAAAAATTCATCTTTTATTTTAAAAATGACAGTCGGCTTCGTACTTGGCATTGTAGCTGGTATTGTATTCGGGGCGGAAGCGGAGGTGCTCAAACCTTTCGGGACGCTGTTAATAAAACTGCTTAACCTGATTGCTACTCCTGTTGTTTTCCTGACGGTTGTGCTCGCAGTCAATCAAATGAATCCTGCGCAATTAGGCCGGACCGGAGGAAAGCTGGTGCTTTATTATGGAGCGACCACGGCAGCGGCCGTCTTGATCGGCCTTGGACTTGCTCTATGGATCAATCCTGGGGACTCCCTTTCACTGCCTAACACGGAGGTTGAGAAGCCTGCTACACCTTCGATTTCCGACGTGATCTTCAATATTGTCCCGGATAATTTCTTTGCTGCTTTTACATCGGGAAATTTAATGGCCATCCTGTTCCTGGCGATCATTATTGGCTTTACGATTTCAGGGATGAGATTTGCTAATGAGGAGAAAATCCAAAACTATGGAGCCCAACTGCAAGTATTTTTTGAAGCGGCGAATGAATTGTTCTTCAGGATTCTAAAAGGAATCCTCCTATACGCTCCAATCGGTATTTTTGCGATAAGTGCTTCGACATTCGGCACACAAGGTTGGGATACATTAACCTCATTATTGGAGTTTACAGCAGTATTCTATATCGGGGTCATCATTCTGTGGCTCTTTGTTTACAGTGGGACTTTGAAACTATTCAAGATTCCGGTCAGAAGCTTTTTTGCCAACACAAAGGATGCTTATACAACAGCGTTCTTCACATCCAGCAGCATCGCTTCCTTGCCTGTTGCAATTGAAAGTGCGAGGAAGGCGGGCATCAGCGAAAAAATGGTGAACTTCAGTTTACCTTTGGGAGCTGTGTTCAACTCAGATGGCGGAGCGCTTCGGATGGGCGCCTCGATTGTCTTTGCTGCCAATGTAACAGGGATCAGCTTCTCACTGACTGATTTCATTACCATCGTCCTGATCGGGACTCTTCTCTCGATTGGAACAGCAGGTATCCCTGCTGCAGGTCTGGTGACTTTGTCAGTCGTGCTGACGATGTTTGATTTGCCGCTTGAGGTCGTAGCTCTGATTGCCGGTGTCGATGCAATCATCGGCATGGCCGGAACAGCCTCTAACGTAGTAGGAGACGTGGTTGGTGCCGCAGTGGTTGACCAATCCGAAAAGAAAGCTGAAATGGCTGGATCATAAAGCGTAAAGACCGCATCTGCTTTTAGATGCGGTCTTTTATGATATTTATAAATCCAGCACCAAATTCCCTTTCCCGCGTGAAACACAGCTTAACATCATTTGGTTGGAGTCTCTTTGTTCTTCTGTCAGGAAGGAATCATAGTGGTCAATCTCTCCTTCTGCCACCTTCACTTCACATGTACCGCAGCCGCCGACTCTGCAGGAATAAGGGACATCAATGCCGTTTTGGCGAAGGACATCCAGCAGTGATTGGTCCGCGGGCACTGAGAGATGCTTGCCGCTCTGGTTCAAGGTAATTCCAAAGGGGACTGAATCCTTCATCACGGGTGGCGCGAATCGTTCATAATGGACATTAAACTCAGGATAGCCAAAGTTTTTGGCTGCACTCGTGAATTCCTGTATCATTTTTTCCGGCCCGCAAAAATAAACATGTGTGCCGATTCGGTGATTCTTAAGAATATTGACTGTTAATCGTTCAGGCTTCTCTCCTTCTGAAAAATAAAAATGGCAATGCCCAGGATAAGTCTCGTTCAAGTAATCATAAAATGCGCACTGCTCTTTTGATTTTGCTGCGTAATGCAATTCAAAGGATTGTTCTTTTTCAGCAAGTTCCGCCATCATCGATAAAAAGGGCGTAATTCCAATACCAGCTGCATATAAAACATGATGCTTAGCCTGGAAACTCAAAGGAAAATGATTTTTCGGATAGCTGATTCTTAACACATTCCCTTCGGAAACTCGATGATGCCAGTAATCAGAGCCGCCAGTTGAAGGTTCTGCCAGCCGTACTGCTATTTCGATCAAGCCGGGTTCAGACAGGTTAAAAACTGAATACGACCTCTCCAATGTTCCCGATTTCTTCGGCAAATAAGTGGTAATATGAGATCCCCCACTGAATGGCGGCAACTTTGATCCATTCATCTCCTTTAGTGTGAACCTTTTAATTGTCGCTGTTTCTTTTTTAATTGATTTTATCCGTACGTCCAAGGTAGATTTCCGATGCAATCGAAAGCTCCTCCTATTCTATCTGATTGTGACATACCCCAAATAGGCATCCAAACGGCGTGAATAATGATCCGACACTTCAAGCTCCAGTCCACAGTGTGCGCAAGTGATATGTGGTTCAACATCTACTTCACTTTCACCGTGGCAAGTACAACAGACTAGTTTTTTCTTAGCAGGCCCAATAGGGAGCGATTGAAAGTCATGTTCAGTAAAGCCTATCTTCAATGCTTTATTTTGTATCCTTTTTACAAAATCCACTGCACCCGAAATGTATAGATACGTACCCATTTTCTGATGGCTGATCCATTCATCCACAAAGCTTTCTTCACTCTCTTCCTGAAAAATATGAAAATCGAATGGCGCATTCTCATCTATTGCCTGGCTAACGAGAATATATAAAGACCTCACACCTTGTGAATCTGCACAAAACAGAAACTTTCTCTTGCCTTCCATCAATGATAAATGATCTTGGTTCATCTCTTTTTTAATTCCCCCTCCAGATATTCCAGGACAACTTCCCGATAGAGAGAGATGCCCTTATAGTCAGTGATGAATTCCGGAAGTTCTTTGAGGATCGCCGAAAACTGTTCCAGCCATGGCGTATGCTGTATGAATTCCTGCAACTGAAGCATATGTGTATGGATCGTAAATAAAATTCCATTGCTTTTTGGGAGACGGAATAATTTTTGAACTTCTACTCGAAAGTGAACCATCTCACCAGCATTTTCTTTGGTCACCTTTTTGCGAGCCTGGCCCCATTCTGCAAAGGTTTCGAGCGATGTATCCAGGATGTTTCCTGCCATCAACGACCAGTTTTTCCTCCACCAGGGACTTCCTGCCTCGATTCTCATTAAAAACTGGAGGATGCGTTCATCAAGAGAGTCGGACTTGAAACCAGGAATAGGTGTATGTATTTCTTTGAATGACATGCCTGCATCAAAATACAAGGACCAATTGGCCGGAAAACAAAGCTGGCCCACATCGAGGAATAAATCTCCGTCCCGCTGCATCATCAGGATCAAGTCTTCCTGGACATGGCGTCCTGCAAAATCAAGGGGCTCCTCGTCCAGTGTTGTTGAATCCCCAAATGTGAAGGAGTATTTCTCATCAGTGTGTAGGTTATTGAAAATCCATTGATCACCGTTGGTAACAAGCTTGAATGTTTCAGGATAATATTTGGACAAATCGTGCAAAATCTGGTCCAGTGCCTCCCACTGGGCATCCATGGTATGCGGCTCTGAATAATAACAGCGTTCCGGGTGCTTTTTCAGCAGCTCTCTTTTCAGATTCATTTCCTCTATATAAGTTTCCGTTACTTCGATTGCAATTGGTGGATTTAATGGAATGGCATTGTTAGAATATCTATATACATCATGTTCACCAAACGGATAAGGAAATGAACGGATCTTCTCAGTGGAGACCATCCAACCCCTCCTTTTCTGAATTTTTCATCTACTTAATACTATACAGAAGTTTGCTGATGAATTCATTACAAGAGGGAAAGTTGGACAAGCTTATATAGGGCAAGTATAAACTCGGTATAATAGTGTCTTTTTCCTGAAATAATGATGAAGTATGAAAAGCCGGAGTTTTATCGCTTGACACTTACTAAGTTTTATATAATAATCGTTACTGTATTAGAATTATTCTAGTTTACCGAATAGTTAACTGAATACATCAGTGAAACTATTTCAAAAAATAATTCAACCATTCAAGGAGGAAATTAATCATGGCATTAATCGGCACTCAAGTTTTACCATTCACAGCAAACGCATTCCACAACGGAGAATTCATCACTGTTACCGAAGAAAATCTTAAAGGCAAGTGGAGCGTAGTTGTATTCTACCCAGCAGACTTCACATTCGTATGCCCAACTGAGCTTGAAGACATGCAAA
The window above is part of the Mesobacillus jeotgali genome. Proteins encoded here:
- a CDS encoding PDR/VanB family oxidoreductase — translated: MHRKSTLDVRIKSIKKETATIKRFTLKEMNGSKLPPFSGGSHITTYLPKKSGTLERSYSVFNLSEPGLIEIAVRLAEPSTGGSDYWHHRVSEGNVLRISYPKNHFPLSFQAKHHVLYAAGIGITPFLSMMAELAEKEQSFELHYAAKSKEQCAFYDYLNETYPGHCHFYFSEGEKPERLTVNILKNHRIGTHVYFCGPEKMIQEFTSAAKNFGYPEFNVHYERFAPPVMKDSVPFGITLNQSGKHLSVPADQSLLDVLRQNGIDVPYSCRVGGCGTCEVKVAEGEIDHYDSFLTEEQRDSNQMMLSCVSRGKGNLVLDL
- a CDS encoding DUF3445 domain-containing protein, translated to MVSTEKIRSFPYPFGEHDVYRYSNNAIPLNPPIAIEVTETYIEEMNLKRELLKKHPERCYYSEPHTMDAQWEALDQILHDLSKYYPETFKLVTNGDQWIFNNLHTDEKYSFTFGDSTTLDEEPLDFAGRHVQEDLILMMQRDGDLFLDVGQLCFPANWSLYFDAGMSFKEIHTPIPGFKSDSLDERILQFLMRIEAGSPWWRKNWSLMAGNILDTSLETFAEWGQARKKVTKENAGEMVHFRVEVQKLFRLPKSNGILFTIHTHMLQLQEFIQHTPWLEQFSAILKELPEFITDYKGISLYREVVLEYLEGELKKR
- a CDS encoding S8 family serine peptidase yields the protein MKRYFPRVLLTLVAFVMIFSTFGFGAAANGGTTSQTKLTELPLAEIFGDIELSSSRPTSVIVELKAESIIEAKHKGKKQTKASLKSERGKVIGALKNSVKGAEVKREYDYVFSGFSAKLPANEIIKLMALPGVKAVYPNVHYTADVISAEEISAEEFSPNMMNSAPFIGSNEAWDAGYTGEGVTVAVIDTGVDYTHPDLAHAFGDYKGYDFVDDDNDPMEGAGQYHGTHVSGTVAANGGIKGVAPDATLLGYRVLGAEGGTTEDVVAGIEMAVQDGADVMNLSLGNSLNNPDWATSIALDWAMAEGVVAVTSNGNAGPDNWTVGSPGTSREAISVGATQLPYNVYNSAISTSEGVDYPSAKVQGFPSDEELLALNGKEFEFVYVGKGGASDFEGKDLDGKIALIIRGDYPFVDKAENAKNAGAVGAIIFNNVEGEHADVPGLAVPTIKTTLADGQKLLAELEKGNNEISFNIGFSKWVDETMADFSSRGPVALTWMIKPDVSAPGVNIVSTFPGNGYAALQGTSMSSPHVAGAAALLLQKHPKWGTEDVKAALMNTAEDVIDPATGEAYAHNSQGAGSIRIVDAFNTKTLVAPGSHSFGKFVKDSGKQVEKNSFEIKNLSNERKTYSFDVEFAGNPEGIKVSTSKNLKVNAGKSQQVNFNVQVDTSKLEPGYYEGTIVISEGSQTIDVPTILFVGEPDYPRVTGAFMDKVEDGYYVGAYLPGGAEVLEYDVYVFNPNGTIGGFVDTIGSFTNAPVPYHEFLWDGTVQNGINLPNGDWVLGVYVEYAGVTEYKAYLVTKE
- a CDS encoding dicarboxylate/amino acid:cation symporter, translating into MNIWHSYKNSSFILKMTVGFVLGIVAGIVFGAEAEVLKPFGTLLIKLLNLIATPVVFLTVVLAVNQMNPAQLGRTGGKLVLYYGATTAAAVLIGLGLALWINPGDSLSLPNTEVEKPATPSISDVIFNIVPDNFFAAFTSGNLMAILFLAIIIGFTISGMRFANEEKIQNYGAQLQVFFEAANELFFRILKGILLYAPIGIFAISASTFGTQGWDTLTSLLEFTAVFYIGVIILWLFVYSGTLKLFKIPVRSFFANTKDAYTTAFFTSSSIASLPVAIESARKAGISEKMVNFSLPLGAVFNSDGGALRMGASIVFAANVTGISFSLTDFITIVLIGTLLSIGTAGIPAAGLVTLSVVLTMFDLPLEVVALIAGVDAIIGMAGTASNVVGDVVGAAVVDQSEKKAEMAGS
- a CDS encoding DUF3231 family protein; protein product: MSGTNVQLTSTEISNIWSSYLKSSMELRFFQYFQATAEDPGVKNIVEKLVDFSQKSLEDLKAIFIKENLTIPLGFTEKDVRLDADRVFSDTFILYICHDITMLSLSTYPSAFPDCTRKDIRNLFQNAIEFTIKIQNELTELMLSQGIYLKSPQVALDHTVDLVDEMKYLNGLFGGSRPVNAAEIANLSRVIHRARFSKMILVTFSKLASHKDVKQHFSKGRDALEKVLETLGDVFEKENIPYSASGDYNFFEVRSSPFSDKLMLFFVNTCLGMFCFIMINQALTSSLRTDIVTKFTMISNQMKKFYGKGLLLTITEKWLEQPPQALDRKV
- a CDS encoding dimethylamine monooxygenase subunit DmmA family protein, which encodes MNQDHLSLMEGKRKFLFCADSQGVRSLYILVSQAIDENAPFDFHIFQEESEESFVDEWISHQKMGTYLYISGAVDFVKRIQNKALKIGFTEHDFQSLPIGPAKKKLVCCTCHGESEVDVEPHITCAHCGLELEVSDHYSRRLDAYLGYVTIR